The Populus alba chromosome 6, ASM523922v2, whole genome shotgun sequence genome contains a region encoding:
- the LOC118053403 gene encoding light-harvesting complex-like protein OHP1, chloroplastic produces MATPSSLLSSSSLLLTKPVTLHPRNAKISLFNHRSQITKTSKEPVFRIQAAKLPPGVELPKVEPKFQAPFLGFTRTAEIWNSRACMMGLIGVFVVELIINKGILQVIGVDIGKGLDLPL; encoded by the exons ATGGCTACTCCTTCATCTCTCCTTTCATCATCCTCTCTCCTCCTCACAAAACCCGTAACACTTCACCCTCGTAACGCGAAAATCTCTCTGTTCAACCATCGTAGTCAAATTACCAAAACCTCCAAGGAGCCGGTCTTTAGAATTCAAGCTGCAAAACTTCCTCCCGGA gTGGAATTGCCAAAAGTGGAGCCAAAATTCCAAGCCCCATTTCTTGGATTCACTAGGACTGCCGAAATATGGAATTCTAGAGCTTGTATGATGGGCCTCATTGGAGTTTTCGTTGTAGAATTG ATTATAAACAAAGGAATACTGCAAGTGATTGGGGTGGATATTGGGAAAGGTCTTGATCTTCCTCTCTGA
- the LOC118053405 gene encoding putative cyclin-D7-1 → MDSLLCDEVWLSSPATPDYHINQPRYSHGETYAAASSFYTTTEECEKAVSIYLEKEFTCMPEPGYVEHLRTKNLLFARLRAIQWLIKSRQRLSLSFETVFNAANYLDRFMSMNQCHGWKCWMVELLCVACLSVASKFTETRTPCLHDIQMEDLDHSFQPITIQRMELVLLRALGWRLGSTTAYSYVELLVMKIDFLQKDLVACRVTELLLGAMQDCSMVGFRPSITAISALWCSLEELVPSKSDAHLAHVKGLLNALDHKDDVVIKCHGIMEAQLINPVYNLLACGKKHSYCCPSSPVTVLPTERIGIYDCDVDLSFFNDSGSNKKQETSKKKRKWHEKSIKDDGFQKRIK, encoded by the exons ATGGATAGCTTGCTTTGTGATGAGGTCTGGCTTTCCAGTCCTGCAACTCCCGATTACCACATTAATCAACCACGGTATAGCCATGGAGAGACCTACGCAGCTGCTTCCTCATTCTACACAACCACAGAAGAATGTGAGAAGGCCGTCTCTATATACCTGGAGAAGGAGTTCACTTGCATGCCTGAACCCGGATACGTAGAACATCTTCGGACCAAAAATTTGTTGTTTGCTAGGCTTAGAGCCATTCAGTGGCTCATCAAG TCTCGTCAAAGGCTCAGTCTCTCTTTCGAAACTGTTTTCAACGCTGCCAATTACCTTGACCGATTCATGTCGATGAATCAATGCCAT GGATGGAAATGTTGGATGGTTGAATTGCTGTGCGTGGCATGCTTATCAGTTGCATCCAAATTTACTGAGACACGTACTCCTTGCTTGCATGATATTCAG ATGGAAGACCTGGATCATTCATTCCAACCAATCACTATCCAGCGGATGGAATTGGTGCTGTTACGGGCTCTAGGTTGGCGCCTTGGCTCTACCACTGCATATTCTTATGTAGAGCTGCTGGTTATGAAAATTGACTTCTTGCAAAAGGATTTAGTTGCCTGCAGAGTCACTGAGCTGCTTCTTGGAGCTATGCAAG ATTGCAGCATGGTGGGATTTCGACCAAGTATAACAGCTATATCAGCTCTCTGGTGCAGTCTAGAGGAGCTCGTTCCATCTAAATCCGATGCCCACCTTGCCCATGTTAAAGGGTTGTTGAACGCTCTAGATCACAAG GATGATGTGGTGATCAAATGCCATGGCATCATGGAAGCACAGTTAATCAATCCAGTGTACAACTTGCTAGCCTGTGGGAAGAAGCACTCCTACTGCTGTCCTTCAAGTCCTGTCACTGTTTTGCCCACGGAGCGGATTGGCATTTACGACTGCGATGTTGATCTCTCTTTCTTTAACGATTCAGGATCAAACAAGAAGCAAGAAACAagcaaaaagaagagaaagtggCACGAGAAATCAATTAAGGATGATGGTTTCCAGAAACGAATCAAGTAA